The region GTCGGCGCATCAGCAGACCGGTGAGCACACCGGCGGCGACCGCCGGGTCGGCCGGGTGCGGTTGGTCGTTCTGGTCCGGTGCGTTCTTTGGTGGTGGCATCCGGCAGACCCGGGTGAGCACCGTGTCGAGCACCGCCGGGGGTAGGCCCGGCAACAGGTCCTGCACGCCGCCGCGTACCTCGTCGCGCAGCTTGGGCAGGTCCTTGGCATGTGGCGGGTGGCCGAGCAGTTCGGCGGCCAGGTCCCGCAGGAATGGTGGGGCGACGGCGGCCAGGTTGAGCCCGACGTTGGCGTCCACGTCGCGTAACTCGGCGTGTAGGCGTCCCCGATCACCGGAGCGCACCTCGGTGGCGACCCGGCGTAGCAACTCCCCGGCGTCGGTGACCCGCTGGTTCGGCTCCGCGCCCGGGCTTTCCCGACCACCGGTCAGCTCGGCCACCCGGATCGCCCACCAGCGGCGTACCGTCCGTGACCCCCGACCGTCGGGCGCCCCACCCACCTCACCGGCGGGTGGGCCGTCCGCCCCCGGCCGCCGCTCGGCCACCGGCCCGGGCGCGCCGTCCTGCCCCAGCCCGATGGCGGCCAGATAGCTGGCCAACTGGTCCTGGGCGACCCGCAGGGCATGCCCGGCGGTCTCGGCGTGCTCGATGGCGGCGGAGAGCTCTGGCACGCCCATCGGGTCGGCCGACTCCTGCCGCACCCAACGCAACCGCTCCGAGGCCTGCCCGAGCCGCTCCAACGTCGTCAGCACCAGCGCCACGGGCAGTTCGTCGGAGGTGGCCCGGACCTGCGCTCCCAGCTCCTCGATAATCGACATGATGGCTCACAACGTCGATACGTAGAGCTGTGCCTGCTCGACCGCGGCCAGCGTCGCAGCGAGGCATTCCTCCAGCTCTTGGCCGGCCTGCGACAGTGAGGCCTGGGCAGCGTTGACCGTCTCGTGGCCGCTGCCCTCCAAGGCACCGGCCAGGGTTTGCTGTGCCTCGGTCAGCTTCTCGCTGGCCGCCTGCACGGCGGTCTGCCCTTCACCGATCTGTTGCAGGGCGGCATCGATGGCAGCCTTGAGCTCGGCGACGCTCGCCACGACGAAACCTCCTGGGGGCGGGGAGGACTCTCGGTAGAGCGTATCCCCATCGGGGCGATCGGCCATTCCTGGGGTGTTCCAGCCCTGCTGTCCGTTCTGCGCTGCCGATCTCCCGCACGATAGAGGTCGAGGTCGAGCCGGTGGGGGATCGGCGAGCCGGCGACAGAGTCGGATCTCCGACACTTTCGCCGCTGCCGCTGCCGCTGCCGCTGCCGCTGCCGCTGCCGCTGCCCGGCCAGCGGGCCGGCGGGCCGGCGGGCGGCGCGGCGGATTACGGGCGGAGCCACCGCGGCCCCCGAACCGCCGCGTGTAGCGCGGTGACCCGGTCCCGCAGCAGCCGGTCCGCGGTGACCACCACGCAGTGCCGCCCCTCGGCCGTGGCCTGGACCAGCTCGACGATCGCGTCGTCACCGGAGCCCTCGGCGGCGACCACCCGGACCTCGGGGGTGGGTGGGACGCCCCGGGCCACCCCCTCCACCACGAGCACCACCTCGACCGGCGGTGGCAATCCGGGCAGGCCGGCGCGGGCGACCGGGGCCAGCGCGTCCCGCAGCCGTACGGTGGCGCCAGCCCGGTCCCGCCACCACCCGTCAGGCCGCGAACCCACGACGTTCGCGGCATCCACGACCAGAAGCGGCAACAGCTGTGGCTCGGTGTCCATGCGCCCCAGCCTGCCACCGGCGGCACGTTTGTCGGTCCAACCGCCGGGTAGCCCACGCCGACCGTATGTGCCGGTGAGGGGGGCAGCTTCATGACGCAGGGACCTGGTGACCTCGGATCCGACCCGTGGGACGAGTTCCTGGCCCGGTACTTCGGTCGCATGGAGGGCCGTCGCCCGGCGCAGCGGGTGGACATCACCCGGCTGATGACCGCCGACGCCAGGGAACTGCTCGCCGACGCCGCCCGGCGGGCCGCCCAGGCGCGCAGTACCGACCTGGACACCGACCATCTGCTCTGGGCGGCACTGCAACGGGAACCGCTGCGGGACCTGATCCGGCGGGCCGGGGCCGATCCGGACACGTTGCTCGCCGCACTCGGTGGCCCCAAGGGGGGCGAGCCGGCGCCGCCCGGTGACTTCCCGGCGAACCTGTCGTTGACCCCGGCGGCGAAACGAGCGCTGCTCGATGCCCACCAGCTGTCCCGGGCGATGGGCGCGTCGTACATCGGTCCGGAGCACATCCTGATGGCGTTGCCGCTCAATCCCGAGTCTCCCGCCGGGCGGATGCTCGCATCCAGCCGGGTGCAGCCGCAGTCGTTGCAGGCCGCCGGGTCGGAACGGGGGGCACCGGCCGCCAAGCCGGACCGGGGCACGCCGACGCTGGACCAGTACGGCCAGGACCTGACCGACCTGGCCCGGGCCGACCAGATCGACCCGGTGATCGGCAGGGCCGACGAGATCGAGCAGGCGGTGGAGATCCTGTCCCGACGTACGAAGAACAACCCGGTGCTGATCGGCGAGGCCGGGGTCGGCAAGACCGCGATCGTGGAGGGACTGGCCGAGCGGATCATCGACGGGGACGTCCCGCAGACGCTGCTGGGCAAGCGGGTGGTCCAACTCGACCTGGCCGGTCTGGTCGCCGGCACCCGCTATCGAGGTGATTTCGAGGAACGGCTGAAGAAGGTCATCGACGAGATCCGGGCGCACGGCGACGAGCTGATCGTCTTCCTGGACGAGATGCACACGCTGGTCGGCGCGGGCGGTGGCGGTGGCGAGGGCGGCATGGACGCCAGCAACATGCTCAAGCCGGCCCTGGCCCGGGGTGACCTGCGGGTGGTCGGTGCCACCACGCTCAATGAGTACCGCAGGTACATCGAGAAGGACGCGGCGCTGGCCCGGCGGTTCCAGCCGGTGCTGGTGCCGGAGCCGTCGGTGGACGACACGATCACCATCCTGCGCGGGCTGCGGGACCGCTACGAGGCGCACCACCAGGTCCGGTTCACCGACGAGGCGCTGGTCGCCGCGGCGGAGCTGTCCGACCGGTACATCGCCGACCGGTTCCTGCCGGACAAGGCCATCGACCTGATCGACCAGGCGGGCGCCCGGGTGCGGTTGCGTACCCGGACCCCGGCCGGTGACGTCCGGGAACTGGAGCAGGAGCTGGAGGAGGTGCGCCGGGACAAGGACCAGGCGGTCGCCGACGAGCAGTACGAGCGGGCCTCGGAACTGCGGGACCGGTTGCAGCGGTTGCAGGAGCGGATCGAGGCGGCCCAGCAGGGCAACGGCGGCAACGGCGTACCCAAGGTGCAGCCGCAGGAGATCGCCGAGGTGGTCTCCCGGGCCACCGGCATCCCGGTCAGCCAGCTCACCGAGGAGGAGCGGGACCGGTTGCTGCGGCTGGAGGGGCACCTGCACGAGCGGGTCATCGGGCAGGACGAGGCCGTCTCGGCCGTCGCCGAGGCGGTCCGCCGCTCGCGTACCGGGCTGGCCGATCCG is a window of Micromonospora polyrhachis DNA encoding:
- a CDS encoding ATP-dependent Clp protease ATP-binding subunit, encoding MTQGPGDLGSDPWDEFLARYFGRMEGRRPAQRVDITRLMTADARELLADAARRAAQARSTDLDTDHLLWAALQREPLRDLIRRAGADPDTLLAALGGPKGGEPAPPGDFPANLSLTPAAKRALLDAHQLSRAMGASYIGPEHILMALPLNPESPAGRMLASSRVQPQSLQAAGSERGAPAAKPDRGTPTLDQYGQDLTDLARADQIDPVIGRADEIEQAVEILSRRTKNNPVLIGEAGVGKTAIVEGLAERIIDGDVPQTLLGKRVVQLDLAGLVAGTRYRGDFEERLKKVIDEIRAHGDELIVFLDEMHTLVGAGGGGGEGGMDASNMLKPALARGDLRVVGATTLNEYRRYIEKDAALARRFQPVLVPEPSVDDTITILRGLRDRYEAHHQVRFTDEALVAAAELSDRYIADRFLPDKAIDLIDQAGARVRLRTRTPAGDVRELEQELEEVRRDKDQAVADEQYERASELRDRLQRLQERIEAAQQGNGGNGVPKVQPQEIAEVVSRATGIPVSQLTEEERDRLLRLEGHLHERVIGQDEAVSAVAEAVRRSRTGLADPDRPMGSFLFLGPTGVGKTELARALAEALFGEADRMVRLDMSEFQERHTVSRLVGAPPGYVGYEEAGQLTEAVRRRPYAVVLLDEIEKAHVDVFNILLQVLDEGWLTDSQGRTVSFRNTVLIMTSNLGSELITGTQRSVGFGGDGSEQQESAELRERLMRRLQEQFRPEFLNRIDEIIIFRRLETQQLRQITELLLEETRRRLHAQDIVVEFTPDGVDWIAEHGHQPEFGARPLRRTIQREVDNRLSRMLLDGSLSPGQRVTVDARDGALALDVFSGERTDRSAAAASG